The Planococcus versutus genome contains a region encoding:
- a CDS encoding UvrB/UvrC motif-containing protein yields MICDQCGERSASVIVKQQQHGQIIERNLCHVCAAENHSINVAFEQDPLAIHQLLSNWFPNSQASTSPARKEVVTCPSCGFTFSKFLRLGKFGCDSCYDAFSPHLDEIFKRFHNGNIEHKGKIPASYGTTLKIKKEIEELRKQMQVCIQEEDFEKAARLRDEVKALSAKLEGGAADGS; encoded by the coding sequence ATGATTTGCGATCAATGTGGAGAACGTTCTGCATCAGTTATAGTTAAACAACAGCAACACGGACAGATAATAGAACGTAACTTATGTCATGTATGTGCTGCTGAAAATCATAGTATTAATGTCGCTTTTGAACAAGATCCATTAGCCATTCATCAGTTATTATCAAATTGGTTTCCTAATTCGCAAGCGTCTACCAGCCCGGCTAGAAAGGAAGTAGTTACGTGTCCTTCTTGTGGCTTTACGTTTTCTAAATTTTTGCGACTTGGGAAGTTTGGATGCGACTCTTGCTACGACGCGTTTTCACCGCATCTGGATGAAATATTCAAACGTTTCCATAATGGAAATATAGAGCATAAAGGCAAAATACCAGCTTCATATGGCACTACCTTAAAAATTAAAAAAGAAATCGAAGAACTTCGTAAACAAATGCAGGTATGTATTCAAGAAGAAGACTTTGAAAAAGCTGCAAGACTAAGAGACGAAGTAAAAGCATTAAGTGCAAAACTTGAAGGAGGTGCTGCAGATGGCAGTTGA
- a CDS encoding protein arginine kinase, with the protein MAVERFLQPHASSWMTNNAENVDIAMSTRIRLARNLTDFKFPYSFTEDEALKVDKEISSVLLDKGNELDYNFSHISIEELAQLQKEVLVEKHLISPFLVNSQRSGSVLLSENEELSIMVNEEDHLRIQSLQPGFQLQQAFKIANELDSLLEKNLSYAFHEKYGYLTSCPTNAGTGMRASVMLHLPALTMSHQIQRIIPAISRLGMVVRGIYGEGSEALGNVYQISNQLTLGKSEYEILQDLENMTEQIIQQERKAREAIALNSPMILEDRVYRSLGVLTHSRLLTTEEAATRLSDVRLGIDLKMIQDLDMSILNELMIFMQPAFLQQYADKPLQPRERDFARAKLFRERLNKKDRNSEGEDLA; encoded by the coding sequence ATGGCAGTTGAACGATTTCTTCAACCTCATGCAAGTAGTTGGATGACGAACAATGCTGAAAATGTAGATATTGCAATGAGTACGAGAATTAGGTTGGCTAGAAATTTAACAGACTTTAAATTTCCTTATTCGTTTACAGAAGATGAAGCACTTAAAGTAGATAAAGAAATCTCTTCTGTATTATTAGATAAAGGAAATGAATTAGATTATAATTTTAGCCATATCAGTATTGAAGAGCTTGCTCAATTACAAAAAGAAGTACTAGTAGAAAAACATTTGATTAGTCCTTTTCTCGTAAATAGTCAGCGTTCAGGATCTGTTTTATTGTCTGAAAATGAAGAGTTAAGTATTATGGTAAATGAAGAAGACCATTTGCGTATCCAAAGTCTTCAACCCGGCTTTCAGCTTCAACAAGCTTTTAAAATAGCCAATGAATTAGATTCTCTACTAGAAAAGAATTTGTCATATGCTTTTCATGAGAAGTATGGTTATTTAACTAGTTGTCCGACAAATGCAGGTACTGGAATGAGAGCGTCAGTTATGCTTCATCTGCCTGCATTGACCATGTCACATCAAATTCAACGAATCATTCCTGCAATTTCAAGATTGGGCATGGTGGTTCGAGGTATTTATGGAGAAGGTAGCGAAGCACTAGGAAATGTCTATCAAATATCCAATCAATTGACATTAGGTAAATCTGAATACGAAATTCTTCAGGATTTGGAGAATATGACTGAGCAAATTATTCAGCAAGAACGCAAAGCACGAGAAGCCATTGCGTTAAATTCACCAATGATTTTAGAAGATCGGGTGTATCGTTCACTTGGTGTTCTTACCCACTCGAGACTGCTGACGACAGAAGAAGCTGCGACGCGTCTGTCAGATGTTCGTTTGGGTATTGATTTAAAGATGATTCAAGATCTAGACATGTCAATCTTAAATGAATTAATGATTTTTATGCAACCGGCATTCTTGCAGCAGTATGCAGATAAACCGTTACAGCCTAGAGAACGTGATTTTGCTCGGGCAAAGTTATTCCGAGAGCGATTGAATAAAAAAGATAGAAATAGTGAAGGAGAGGATCTTGCATGA
- a CDS encoding ATP-dependent Clp protease ATP-binding subunit has protein sequence MMFNRFTQRAQKVLQLAQEEAIRMKHESIGTEHILLGLIREGGGIAAKALEAIEVNTQLIEEGVKELVGVGEKNVGPIVHYTPRAKKVIELSVDESRKLGHSYIGTEHLLLALIREGEGVAARVLGNAGVSLNKARQQVLQLLGSNEQTSTGTSPNASANTPTLDGLARDLTQVARDGGLDPVIGRSDEITRVIEVLSRRTKNNPVLIGEPGVGKTAIAEGLAQQIVNNEIPETLRDKRVMVLDMGTVVAGTKYRGEFEDRLKKVMDEIRQAGNVILFIDELHTLIGAGGAEGAIDASNILKPSLSRGELQCIGATTLDEYRKYIEKDAALERRFQPIQVDEPSVEESIQIIRGLRDRYEAHHRVKITDEAIEAAAKMSDRYISDRFLPDKAIDLIDEAGSKVRLRSYTTPPDLKELESRLEAARSEKNEAVQSQEFEKAASLRDAEQKLQNQLDKTKKEWKEKQGKEESEVTVEDIAKVVSMWTGIPVSKLAQTESDKLLNLESILHNRVIGQNEAVTSISKAIRRARAGLKDPKRPIGSFIFLGPTGVGKTELARALAESMFGDEEAMIRIDMSEYMERHSTSRLVGSPPGYVGYEEGGQLTEKVRRKPYSVVLLDEIEKAHPDVFNILLQVLEDGRLTDSKGRRVDFRNTVIIMTSNVGAEELKYNKYVGFNLTEAKSDYKDMKGKMLAELKKAFRPEFLNRVDDMIVFHSLEKENLREIVTLMTKQLVDRLKEQDIDLELTEAALEKVTKEGYDPEYGARPLRRSLQKHVEDRLSEELLKGTALSGQKMIFDVEDDEFVVRTSKVEKEKEVAIEKQ, from the coding sequence ATGATGTTTAATCGATTTACACAACGCGCACAAAAAGTTCTTCAGTTAGCTCAAGAAGAGGCCATTCGCATGAAACACGAATCAATTGGTACAGAACATATTCTTCTTGGTTTGATTCGTGAAGGTGGCGGTATTGCCGCTAAAGCTCTAGAAGCAATTGAAGTGAATACACAGTTGATTGAAGAAGGTGTTAAAGAGCTAGTGGGTGTTGGCGAAAAAAATGTTGGCCCAATCGTTCATTACACACCAAGAGCGAAAAAAGTGATTGAATTATCAGTAGATGAGTCCCGTAAACTGGGCCATTCCTATATAGGTACAGAGCATTTGTTGTTAGCGCTTATTCGTGAAGGAGAAGGCGTTGCAGCGCGTGTGTTAGGAAATGCAGGTGTCAGCTTGAACAAGGCGCGTCAGCAAGTATTACAGCTTCTAGGAAGCAACGAGCAGACTTCTACAGGTACGAGCCCGAATGCTTCAGCAAACACACCAACTTTAGACGGGTTAGCTCGTGACCTGACTCAAGTTGCTCGCGACGGTGGACTAGACCCAGTAATTGGTAGAAGTGACGAAATTACACGAGTGATTGAAGTGTTGAGCCGCAGAACGAAAAACAATCCGGTGTTAATTGGAGAGCCAGGTGTGGGTAAAACGGCAATTGCTGAAGGACTAGCTCAACAAATCGTAAACAATGAAATTCCAGAAACGTTGCGCGACAAACGCGTGATGGTTTTAGATATGGGTACGGTAGTTGCTGGAACTAAATACCGTGGAGAATTTGAAGATCGCTTGAAAAAAGTGATGGATGAAATTCGTCAAGCGGGTAACGTGATTCTCTTTATCGATGAGCTTCATACATTAATCGGTGCTGGCGGTGCAGAAGGTGCAATTGATGCATCTAATATTTTGAAACCGTCATTATCACGCGGGGAACTTCAGTGTATTGGTGCGACAACGTTAGATGAGTACCGCAAATACATTGAAAAAGATGCAGCTCTTGAGCGTCGTTTCCAGCCAATTCAAGTAGATGAGCCTTCAGTAGAAGAATCAATTCAAATTATCCGTGGCTTGCGCGATCGTTATGAAGCGCATCACCGTGTGAAAATTACCGATGAAGCGATCGAAGCAGCAGCTAAAATGTCAGATCGCTACATTTCGGACCGTTTCTTACCGGATAAAGCGATTGACTTGATTGATGAGGCTGGATCAAAAGTAAGACTTCGTTCTTACACAACTCCACCAGATTTGAAAGAACTGGAATCACGATTAGAAGCAGCGCGTTCGGAGAAAAACGAAGCCGTTCAAAGTCAAGAGTTTGAAAAAGCAGCTTCGCTTCGTGATGCAGAACAGAAATTGCAAAACCAATTAGATAAAACGAAAAAAGAATGGAAAGAAAAACAAGGCAAAGAAGAATCTGAAGTAACAGTAGAAGATATCGCGAAAGTAGTGTCTATGTGGACCGGTATTCCTGTATCGAAATTGGCACAAACAGAATCGGATAAATTGTTGAACTTGGAGTCTATTCTTCACAACCGTGTTATTGGACAAAACGAAGCCGTAACGTCTATTTCAAAAGCAATTCGACGTGCACGTGCCGGATTGAAAGATCCGAAACGTCCGATTGGATCTTTCATTTTCCTTGGACCAACGGGTGTTGGTAAAACGGAATTAGCACGCGCTTTAGCGGAATCGATGTTTGGTGACGAAGAAGCCATGATTCGCATTGACATGTCTGAATACATGGAAAGACATTCGACTTCACGTCTAGTCGGTTCTCCTCCAGGTTATGTGGGATATGAAGAAGGTGGACAATTGACTGAGAAAGTACGAAGAAAGCCTTATTCAGTCGTCCTTCTTGATGAAATTGAAAAAGCTCACCCAGATGTCTTCAACATTCTGTTGCAAGTTCTTGAAGATGGACGGTTGACGGATTCAAAAGGTCGCAGAGTCGATTTCCGTAATACGGTCATTATCATGACTTCAAACGTCGGGGCAGAAGAGCTAAAATACAATAAATACGTTGGCTTTAATTTAACTGAGGCCAAATCGGATTATAAAGACATGAAAGGGAAAATGCTTGCTGAATTGAAAAAAGCATTCCGCCCAGAGTTCTTAAACCGTGTGGACGACATGATCGTCTTCCATTCTCTTGAAAAAGAAAACTTGAGAGAAATTGTGACGTTGATGACAAAACAATTGGTAGATCGCTTGAAAGAGCAGGATATCGATTTGGAGTTAACAGAAGCAGCACTTGAAAAAGTGACGAAAGAAGGATATGACCCAGAATACGGAGCGCGTCCACTGCGTCGTTCGCTTCAAAAACACGTGGAAGACCGTTTGTCAGAAGAGTTATTAAAAGGGACAGCTTTATCCGGTCAAAAAATGATTTTTGATGTAGAAGATGATGAATTTGTTGTTCGTACAAGTAAAGTAGAAAAAGAAAAAGAAGTAGCAATCGAAAAACAATAA
- the radA gene encoding DNA repair protein RadA — MAKKKTKFICQSCGYESARWMGKCPGCAAWNTMTEEVEIAAPKGTRGAFQHSAAVPQKAIPINAIETQDEPRVETELSELNRVLGGGIVPGSLVLIGGDPGIGKSTLLLQVSAMLANSGNRVLYISGEESIRQTKLRAERLDASSSELFIYAETNLELIHHTIEDVAPDFVIVDSIQTVHHPEVTSAPGSVTQVRESTAELMRIAKMKNIAIFLVGHVTKEGQIAGPRILEHMVDTVLYFEGERHHTYRILRSVKNRFGSTNEIAIFEMLQGGLKEVLNPSELFLQERSSGSAGSTVVASMEGTRPILVEIQALVTPSSFNYPKRMATGIDVNRVTLLMAVLEKRVGMLLQAQDAYIKVAGGVKLDEPAIDLAVLASIVSSFRDKAPNVYDCIIGEVGLTGEVRRVSRIEQRVQEAAKLGFKRAIIPASNLGGWDYPEGIRVVGVESVNDALKEIFPQ; from the coding sequence ATGGCTAAGAAAAAGACGAAATTTATTTGTCAGTCGTGTGGCTATGAATCAGCCAGATGGATGGGGAAATGCCCCGGTTGCGCAGCATGGAATACGATGACTGAAGAAGTAGAAATAGCTGCTCCTAAAGGAACACGTGGTGCTTTTCAGCATAGTGCAGCGGTTCCTCAAAAAGCGATACCGATTAATGCTATCGAAACGCAAGATGAACCGCGAGTAGAAACAGAGCTCAGCGAATTAAATCGTGTGCTAGGTGGCGGAATTGTACCTGGATCCCTTGTGCTTATTGGAGGAGACCCTGGTATCGGGAAATCAACCTTGCTGTTGCAGGTTTCAGCGATGCTTGCAAATAGTGGGAACCGGGTATTATATATTTCCGGAGAAGAATCGATTCGACAAACGAAATTGCGTGCAGAGCGTCTAGACGCATCATCGTCGGAATTATTTATTTACGCCGAAACAAATTTGGAATTAATTCATCATACCATTGAAGACGTTGCTCCTGACTTTGTGATTGTTGATTCAATTCAAACGGTTCATCATCCTGAAGTGACTTCAGCTCCAGGTAGTGTGACGCAGGTAAGAGAAAGTACGGCAGAATTGATGCGAATCGCGAAAATGAAAAATATCGCAATTTTCCTCGTTGGCCATGTGACAAAAGAAGGCCAGATTGCAGGACCTCGGATTTTGGAGCATATGGTCGATACGGTGCTGTATTTTGAAGGCGAACGCCATCACACATACCGTATTTTACGCAGTGTTAAAAACCGTTTTGGTTCGACTAATGAAATTGCGATTTTTGAGATGCTTCAAGGTGGATTGAAAGAAGTATTAAATCCGTCAGAATTATTTTTACAAGAGAGATCGAGCGGCTCGGCCGGGTCAACAGTCGTCGCTTCAATGGAAGGAACGCGTCCAATTTTGGTTGAAATCCAAGCATTGGTGACGCCATCTAGTTTCAATTATCCAAAGCGTATGGCGACTGGGATTGATGTCAATCGCGTCACATTACTAATGGCGGTGTTAGAAAAACGAGTAGGTATGTTATTGCAAGCACAGGATGCCTATATTAAAGTCGCGGGTGGTGTCAAGCTTGATGAGCCCGCAATTGATTTGGCTGTATTAGCTAGTATCGTCTCGAGTTTCCGTGACAAAGCACCAAACGTTTACGATTGTATTATCGGAGAAGTAGGATTGACGGGTGAAGTAAGACGGGTATCACGTATCGAACAGCGAGTTCAAGAAGCAGCGAAGCTTGGATTCAAGCGTGCTATTATTCCAGCGTCAAATTTGGGTGGCTGGGATTATCCAGAAGGAATTCGCGTAGTCGGTGTAGAAAGTGTTAACGATGCATTAAAAGAAATTTTTCCACAGTAA